Proteins encoded in a region of the Halioglobus maricola genome:
- a CDS encoding O-antigen ligase family protein, whose translation MSAGNQSVGPLSRACFHTLLALMLLAPLFRSGKVPLAVMALELLALLGLALVLWQGPRGVQLRRVEWTMIAALLLVPLLQLVPIPGLSRLSLPGQADYYTALQLVGDSSWTTLSILPRETWLGWLVLLLPVAVFLLARSATQKQLRTGIALVLAMAAAQALLGLLQYGVGPGSPFMIGMDESGGLSKGTWRGRNSYANFLDMALMISLALFMATLGQHKRDHREQTLRQRLVYWSTLQGHQAFLYGALSVLLLLGVIFSRSRTGIGLSIVGILLAATVFSRRIGGENVYGLAGTVASIVVACGIAIGLGPVWERFSQTDPMSEGRWTIFAHVREGIAQFFPLGAGSGTFEQVFPAFHALSMSSVTMNQAHNSYLEWLFNAGIFGALLILAGLALFVVRWVTVWKKGAWGEFRYIQVGAGLGMVLTLMHEMVDFNLFVPANLVYFAFLAGVFFYPYEEPAAAPRKKRESSVADVQRSRQLLQPVASEQAHNPFMDD comes from the coding sequence CTGGGTTTGGCACTGGTGCTGTGGCAGGGGCCGCGTGGTGTTCAGCTGCGCCGTGTTGAGTGGACCATGATAGCGGCCCTGTTGCTGGTGCCTCTGTTGCAACTGGTGCCGATCCCCGGCCTTAGCCGTTTGAGTTTGCCGGGGCAGGCAGATTACTACACCGCCCTGCAACTGGTAGGCGACAGCAGCTGGACGACGTTGTCGATTTTGCCCCGTGAGACCTGGCTGGGTTGGTTGGTGTTGTTACTGCCGGTGGCCGTGTTTCTGCTGGCGCGCAGCGCCACCCAGAAGCAGCTGCGCACGGGTATTGCCCTGGTGCTGGCCATGGCAGCGGCGCAGGCCCTGCTGGGTTTGCTGCAGTACGGTGTAGGGCCGGGTTCGCCGTTCATGATTGGTATGGATGAATCGGGTGGCCTGTCCAAAGGCACCTGGCGCGGGCGCAACAGCTATGCCAACTTCCTTGATATGGCATTGATGATTTCGCTGGCGTTGTTTATGGCAACGCTCGGCCAGCACAAACGCGATCATCGCGAGCAGACACTGCGTCAGCGCCTGGTGTACTGGTCCACCCTCCAAGGGCATCAGGCGTTTTTGTACGGCGCGCTATCGGTGTTGCTGTTACTCGGCGTGATTTTCAGCCGTTCGCGCACGGGCATTGGCCTTTCTATTGTCGGTATTCTGCTGGCGGCCACGGTGTTTTCCCGGCGCATTGGCGGAGAGAACGTGTACGGCCTTGCCGGTACGGTGGCTTCCATTGTGGTTGCCTGCGGTATTGCTATTGGCCTGGGCCCGGTGTGGGAGCGCTTTAGCCAGACCGACCCGATGTCAGAAGGCCGCTGGACGATTTTTGCACACGTGCGCGAGGGTATCGCCCAGTTTTTCCCGCTAGGGGCCGGCAGCGGTACCTTCGAGCAGGTGTTTCCCGCGTTTCATGCTTTGAGTATGTCCTCGGTTACGATGAATCAGGCACATAACAGCTACCTGGAGTGGTTGTTCAATGCGGGCATATTTGGCGCGCTGCTGATACTGGCCGGGTTGGCCCTGTTTGTCGTTCGTTGGGTGACGGTGTGGAAGAAAGGCGCCTGGGGTGAGTTTCGTTACATACAGGTGGGCGCTGGCCTGGGTATGGTGCTCACGCTCATGCACGAGATGGTCGACTTTAATCTGTTTGTGCCGGCGAATCTGGTTTACTTCGCATTTCTCGCCGGGGTGTTCTTCTACCCCTATGAGGAACCTGCTGCTGCGCCTCGCAAGAAGCGCGAGTCTTCAGTAGCAGATGTGCAGCGCAGCCGGCAACTGCTGCAACCGGTGGCATCGGAGCAGGCGCACAACCCGTTTATGGATGATTGA
- a CDS encoding MraY family glycosyltransferase — MLAQFFTIFAAALIISRICISCGFRLGLVDRPDARKLHNGAVPLTGGIAIFLTIAFGTLVLGTAPYTPEMLLIATAVFLVGVIDDSRHINATLRLLIQFGCGALLATFGGIAIHNVGNLLAMGDIDLALLTVPLTALAVAGLANAYNMIDGIDGLAASMIALPLAVLYLLALNAGHPHTSFLLLMLVPIAVFLLFNLGPNNRVLPKMFLGDGGSITLGFLVTASLVFFSQGGDAVILPVTALWLVTVPLMDMLATMLRRLKNGKKLMEADRWHLHHTLQDLGLSARQALLVMLVYGCLAAALGLALEAIPEYLSLACYFLVFAMHCAFIIRSDRKINHP, encoded by the coding sequence TTGCTAGCGCAGTTTTTCACCATCTTTGCTGCCGCACTGATTATTTCGCGCATCTGCATTAGCTGCGGCTTCCGCCTGGGGTTGGTGGACCGCCCAGATGCACGCAAGCTTCATAACGGTGCGGTGCCCCTCACGGGTGGTATTGCTATTTTCCTGACGATTGCGTTCGGCACCCTGGTACTGGGCACTGCGCCCTATACGCCGGAGATGCTGCTGATCGCCACCGCCGTGTTTCTGGTGGGCGTAATTGATGACTCTCGCCATATCAACGCCACCCTGCGACTGTTGATTCAGTTCGGCTGTGGCGCACTACTGGCCACCTTCGGCGGCATCGCTATTCACAATGTCGGCAACTTACTGGCCATGGGCGACATCGACCTTGCGCTGCTCACGGTGCCACTCACTGCCCTGGCCGTGGCCGGCCTTGCCAATGCGTACAACATGATTGATGGCATCGATGGGTTGGCGGCAAGCATGATTGCCCTGCCGCTGGCTGTGCTCTACCTGCTGGCACTGAACGCCGGCCATCCCCATACAAGTTTCCTGCTGCTGATGCTGGTGCCGATAGCGGTATTCCTGCTATTCAACCTGGGCCCGAATAACCGCGTATTACCTAAGATGTTCCTTGGCGACGGCGGCAGTATCACCCTGGGTTTTCTGGTGACCGCCAGCCTGGTGTTTTTCTCGCAAGGTGGAGATGCAGTGATACTGCCAGTGACGGCATTGTGGCTGGTAACCGTGCCACTGATGGACATGCTCGCCACCATGCTGCGGCGCCTGAAGAACGGGAAAAAACTGATGGAGGCAGACCGCTGGCACCTGCACCACACCCTGCAGGATCTGGGCCTGAGCGCGCGACAGGCACTTCTGGTGATGCTGGTGTACGGTTGCCTCGCCGCAGCGCTGGGGCTGGCACTGGAAGCCATACCCGAATACCTGAGCCTGGCCTGTTACTTCCTGGTGTTCGCGATGCACTGCGCTTTCATCATCAGGTCAGACCGCAAAATCAATCATCCATAA
- a CDS encoding SPOR domain-containing protein: protein MRCAPLIAALTLAAGIAHANTMDQAFDAFERGDTLTAVAIWKTLAADGNATAQLNLGQVYRQGKGIPQDDSEAITWYTLAARNGSETARYTLALMHEHGRATEADLVAAGINSSTEMGPTETASPVETKAPPPQPINWLAAQPADTWLIQLIAASAEKSVQEFATRNLNPDIHPYRVVQSPADERRLYRLVIGPYSSQQEATAAASTLSAEATALKPWVRTTKSLQ from the coding sequence GTGCGATGTGCTCCACTCATTGCCGCACTCACCCTGGCTGCCGGCATCGCCCACGCCAACACCATGGACCAGGCCTTCGACGCTTTCGAACGCGGCGACACGCTAACCGCCGTGGCTATCTGGAAAACGCTGGCGGCTGACGGAAACGCCACCGCCCAACTCAATCTGGGCCAGGTGTACCGCCAGGGCAAAGGCATCCCCCAGGACGACAGCGAGGCGATCACCTGGTACACCCTGGCTGCGCGCAATGGGTCAGAAACCGCGCGCTACACGCTGGCGCTGATGCACGAGCACGGCCGCGCCACCGAGGCTGACCTGGTCGCGGCGGGTATAAATTCGTCAACGGAAATGGGCCCCACTGAAACGGCCAGCCCGGTCGAAACAAAGGCCCCTCCACCACAACCCATCAACTGGCTGGCAGCGCAGCCGGCCGACACCTGGCTTATCCAGCTTATCGCCGCCTCGGCCGAGAAGAGCGTGCAAGAGTTCGCCACCCGGAACCTTAACCCCGATATCCATCCTTATCGGGTAGTGCAGTCGCCGGCGGATGAGCGCCGCCTCTATCGTCTTGTCATCGGCCCCTACAGCAGCCAGCAGGAAGCGACTGCAGCGGCAAGCACCCTCTCAGCAGAGGCCACTGCTCTGAAGCCCTGGGTACGCACCACGAAGTCACTGCAGTAA
- a CDS encoding tyrosine-protein phosphatase, with translation MIDLHCHMLPAIDDGARDLDIALQMAQMAVDDGISMTLCTPHIYEGLFPNTHDGIRAGLESFRAELATAGIPLEIGYGADIQIVPDLTESLGSGRLPSLHGSRYFLFEPPHHVALPRMPDLVHSALVSGYVPLITHPERLTYIENDYDKFVACARSGAWIQITGGALLGRFGPRVKGITERFLRDGVVHVIASDGHNLKNRTPVLSEAREAAAEIVGEEEAWRLVRDRPAAVVGDVAPHDVPLPPGLDPDVEWPPEQPRGGWLSRLKGALGG, from the coding sequence ATGATTGATCTTCACTGCCACATGCTCCCTGCCATAGATGATGGTGCCCGGGATCTCGACATTGCCCTGCAAATGGCGCAGATGGCGGTGGACGACGGCATTTCGATGACCCTGTGTACGCCGCACATATATGAGGGATTATTCCCTAACACGCATGACGGTATTCGCGCCGGGTTGGAAAGTTTCCGCGCGGAACTGGCTACCGCGGGTATACCGTTGGAAATTGGTTATGGGGCGGATATCCAGATCGTGCCCGATCTGACTGAATCGCTGGGCAGTGGGCGCCTGCCCTCGCTGCACGGCTCGCGCTATTTCCTGTTCGAGCCGCCGCATCATGTGGCGCTGCCGCGCATGCCGGACCTGGTGCACTCGGCGCTGGTGTCGGGCTATGTGCCGTTAATTACTCACCCGGAACGCCTCACTTATATCGAGAATGATTACGATAAGTTTGTGGCTTGTGCCCGTTCAGGTGCGTGGATTCAGATTACCGGTGGGGCATTGCTGGGTCGCTTCGGGCCCCGGGTGAAGGGGATCACCGAGCGCTTTTTACGCGACGGCGTGGTGCATGTGATCGCCTCCGACGGCCATAACCTGAAAAACCGTACACCGGTGCTAAGCGAGGCCCGCGAGGCCGCGGCGGAAATTGTCGGCGAGGAAGAAGCCTGGCGCCTGGTGCGCGATAGGCCTGCAGCGGTGGTGGGTGATGTTGCGCCCCACGATGTGCCGCTGCCACCGGGCCTGGACCCGGATGTCGAGTGGCCGCCGGAGCAGCCGCGTGGGGGGTGGTTGAGCCGGTTGAAGGGCGCTTTGGGCGGCTAA
- the gmd gene encoding GDP-mannose 4,6-dehydratase: protein MPAHKKALITGVTGQDGSYLAEFLLEKGYEVHGIKRRASSFNTERIDHIYQDPQTENQQFILHYGDLTDSSNITRIIQQVQPDEIYNLAAQSHVAVSFEEPEYTADVDGIGTLRILEAVRLLGLSEKTRIYQASTSELYGLVQETPQTEKTPFYPRSPYGVAKLYAYWITVNYRESYGMYACNGVLFNHESPRRGETFVSRKITRGLANISQGLEQCLYMGNINALRDWGHARDYVEMQWLMLQQDAPLDFVIATGRQISVREFILKAAAELGITLRFEGEGTNEKGLVDAIDSDKADKNIAVKVGDTLVAIDTRYYRPAEVETLLGDPALAKEKLGWEPRTTLDEMIIEMVENDLNTARKNRLLLDSGYEVNQARE from the coding sequence ATGCCCGCCCATAAAAAAGCGTTGATTACCGGCGTCACTGGCCAGGACGGCTCGTACCTCGCAGAATTTCTGCTGGAAAAAGGCTACGAAGTGCACGGCATCAAACGCCGCGCCAGCTCCTTCAACACCGAGCGCATCGACCACATCTACCAGGACCCGCAAACGGAGAACCAGCAGTTCATTCTCCACTACGGCGACCTCACCGATTCCAGCAACATCACCCGCATCATCCAGCAGGTGCAGCCCGATGAAATCTACAACCTCGCCGCCCAGTCACACGTGGCCGTGAGTTTCGAAGAGCCGGAATACACGGCAGACGTAGATGGTATTGGCACCCTCCGTATCCTTGAGGCAGTGCGCCTGCTGGGCCTGAGCGAGAAGACCCGCATCTATCAGGCCAGCACCTCTGAACTCTACGGCCTGGTGCAGGAAACCCCGCAAACCGAGAAAACCCCGTTCTACCCGCGCAGCCCCTACGGCGTGGCCAAGCTTTACGCCTACTGGATTACGGTGAACTACCGCGAGTCATACGGCATGTATGCCTGCAACGGTGTGCTGTTCAACCACGAGAGCCCGCGCCGCGGCGAAACCTTTGTGAGCCGCAAGATCACCCGTGGCCTGGCAAACATCAGCCAGGGCCTGGAGCAGTGCCTGTACATGGGCAACATCAACGCCCTGCGCGACTGGGGCCACGCCCGCGACTATGTGGAAATGCAGTGGTTGATGCTGCAGCAAGATGCACCACTTGATTTCGTCATCGCCACCGGCAGGCAGATCTCAGTGCGCGAATTCATTCTCAAGGCCGCCGCCGAACTGGGCATCACCCTGCGTTTTGAGGGCGAGGGCACGAATGAGAAAGGGCTAGTAGACGCTATCGACAGCGACAAGGCCGACAAGAATATCGCGGTAAAAGTGGGTGACACGCTCGTGGCGATTGATACCCGCTACTACCGCCCTGCCGAGGTGGAAACCCTGCTCGGCGACCCGGCACTGGCAAAAGAGAAACTGGGCTGGGAACCCCGAACCACGCTGGATGAAATGATCATCGAGATGGTGGAAAACGACCTCAATACCGCACGGAAAAACCGCCTGCTGCTGGATAGTGGCTATGAGGTGAACCAGGCTAGAGAATAA
- the fcl gene encoding GDP-L-fucose synthase, giving the protein MTHNAPPAAKRIFVAGHRGMVGSAIVRQLAGAPDTDIVTATRSELDLTNQQAVAHFFATENIDEVYLCAARVGGIHANDTYPADFIYDNLMLEANVIHQAYTAGVQKLLFLGSSCIYPRLAEQPMSEEALLTGTLEPTNEPYALAKIAGIKLCESYNRQHGTDYRSVMPTNLYGPGDNFHPENSHVIPALLRRFHEATAANAPTITIWGTGTPLREFLHVDDMARASIHVMTLPKVEYDDVTEPRLSHINVGTGVDCSIAELASTIAAVTGFKGTIEFDASKPDGAPRKLMDNAKLKRMGWAPEYDLQAGLENAYAWYLNNIEQARS; this is encoded by the coding sequence ATGACGCATAACGCACCCCCCGCGGCAAAACGGATTTTCGTGGCAGGCCACCGCGGCATGGTGGGCTCCGCCATCGTCCGCCAACTGGCCGGTGCCCCTGATACAGACATCGTCACCGCGACCCGCAGCGAGCTGGACCTCACCAACCAGCAAGCGGTTGCCCATTTCTTCGCCACCGAGAACATCGACGAGGTCTACCTGTGCGCGGCCAGGGTCGGCGGCATCCATGCCAACGACACCTACCCCGCAGATTTCATCTACGACAACCTCATGCTCGAAGCCAACGTGATCCACCAGGCCTATACCGCGGGCGTCCAGAAGCTCCTGTTCCTGGGCAGTTCCTGCATCTACCCCCGCCTGGCCGAGCAACCCATGAGCGAAGAGGCCCTCCTCACCGGCACGCTGGAACCCACCAACGAACCGTATGCACTGGCAAAGATTGCCGGCATCAAACTCTGCGAGAGCTACAACCGCCAGCACGGCACCGATTACCGCAGCGTCATGCCCACTAACCTGTACGGCCCGGGCGACAACTTCCACCCGGAGAACAGCCACGTGATCCCGGCCCTGCTGCGGCGCTTTCACGAGGCCACCGCGGCGAACGCTCCCACCATTACCATCTGGGGCACCGGCACGCCCCTGCGCGAGTTTCTCCACGTGGACGACATGGCGCGCGCCAGCATTCACGTGATGACCCTGCCCAAGGTAGAGTATGACGATGTGACTGAGCCCCGCCTCAGCCATATTAATGTAGGCACAGGTGTTGACTGCTCCATTGCCGAGCTGGCCAGCACCATCGCTGCCGTGACTGGTTTTAAAGGCACCATTGAATTCGACGCCAGCAAGCCCGACGGCGCCCCGCGCAAGCTGATGGACAACGCCAAGCTAAAGCGCATGGGCTGGGCCCCCGAATACGACTTACAGGCAGGCCTTGAAAACGCCTACGCCTGGTACCTGAACAACATTGAACAAGCACGCTCTTAA
- a CDS encoding NAD-dependent epimerase, which translates to MHILVTGAAGFIGFHTSQKLLARGDTVVGLDNLNDYYEVSLKQARLAILEQQAGFTFVRANLEDRAALDTLFAQHRFDAVINLAAQAGVRYSLENPQAYIDSNIVGFTNILECSRHNDVGHLVYASSSSVYGINSTMPFSVHDNVDHPISLYAASKKANELMAHTYSHLFGLPTTGLRFFTVYGPWGRPDMALFLFTRAILAGEPLKVFNEGKMQRDFTYIDDIVEGVVRVTDSTATPNPDWDSANPDPGTSSAPYRIFNIGNNNPVQLLDYIGAIENALGMKAELELLPMQPGDVPATAANIDALETAVGYRPSTPVSEGIDNFIRWYREFYDA; encoded by the coding sequence ATGCACATCCTTGTAACCGGCGCCGCCGGCTTTATCGGTTTCCACACGAGCCAGAAACTGCTCGCCCGGGGCGACACGGTAGTCGGCCTGGACAATCTCAATGACTACTACGAGGTGAGCCTTAAACAGGCGCGCCTGGCCATTCTGGAGCAACAGGCTGGCTTCACCTTTGTAAGGGCCAATCTCGAAGACCGCGCCGCTCTCGACACGCTATTCGCGCAACACCGCTTCGATGCCGTGATTAACCTGGCGGCCCAGGCGGGCGTGCGCTACTCCCTGGAAAACCCCCAGGCCTACATAGACAGCAATATCGTGGGCTTCACCAATATTCTGGAGTGCTCCCGGCACAACGACGTTGGCCACCTGGTCTACGCCAGCTCCAGCTCGGTATACGGCATTAACAGCACCATGCCGTTCTCGGTGCACGACAACGTCGACCATCCGATCTCACTCTACGCCGCGAGCAAGAAAGCCAACGAACTGATGGCGCACACCTACTCTCACCTGTTCGGCCTACCCACCACCGGGCTTAGGTTCTTCACCGTGTACGGCCCCTGGGGCCGGCCCGACATGGCCCTGTTCCTGTTCACTCGGGCCATTCTCGCCGGCGAACCCCTCAAGGTGTTCAACGAGGGCAAGATGCAGCGTGACTTCACCTACATCGACGACATTGTGGAAGGCGTGGTGCGTGTCACCGACAGCACAGCCACCCCCAACCCCGACTGGGACAGCGCCAACCCTGACCCAGGCACGTCCAGCGCGCCCTACCGTATCTTCAATATCGGCAACAACAACCCGGTACAGCTGCTCGACTATATCGGCGCCATCGAAAACGCCTTAGGCATGAAAGCCGAGCTGGAACTCCTGCCCATGCAGCCAGGTGATGTCCCGGCCACTGCCGCCAACATCGACGCACTCGAGACTGCTGTGGGCTACCGCCCCAGCACGCCGGTCAGTGAGGGTATCGACAACTTCATTCGCTGGTATCGTGAGTTTTATGACGCATAA
- the galE gene encoding UDP-glucose 4-epimerase GalE, with protein sequence MTQTVLVTGGAGYIGSHACVCLIEAGYSVVVLDNLCNSSREAVARVQEITGAELPLVEGDIRDSGCLDALFAQHRIDAVMHFAGLKAVGESVEKPLEYYDNNVNGTLVLLAAMERAGVTRIIFSSSATVYGDPASVPIREDFPTQATNPYGRSKLMVEEILADWSQAKPAVSVGNLRYFNPVGAHVSGRIGEDPSGIPNNLMPFVAQVAVGRRDKLAVFGDDYATPDGTGVRDYIHVVDLAEGHVAALNYVLAKPGLLTVNLGTGNGSSVLDMVRAFEAASGRPIAYEIVARRAGDIAECWADPALAEELLGWKASRSLEAMCADTWRWQEGNPAGYGN encoded by the coding sequence ATGACACAAACAGTTCTGGTGACCGGTGGCGCTGGTTATATCGGCAGCCATGCATGTGTGTGCCTGATCGAGGCCGGGTATTCCGTGGTCGTGCTGGATAACCTCTGTAACAGCAGCCGCGAGGCGGTTGCCCGGGTGCAGGAAATCACCGGTGCCGAGCTGCCGCTGGTTGAGGGCGATATCCGCGATTCGGGTTGTCTGGATGCGCTGTTTGCCCAGCATCGCATCGACGCCGTGATGCACTTCGCCGGTCTCAAAGCGGTGGGCGAGTCGGTCGAGAAGCCATTGGAATACTACGACAACAACGTCAATGGCACGCTGGTGTTGCTCGCGGCAATGGAGCGGGCGGGTGTCACGCGGATCATCTTTTCTTCATCGGCTACGGTGTATGGCGACCCGGCCTCGGTGCCGATCCGCGAAGATTTCCCCACCCAGGCCACGAATCCTTACGGCCGCTCCAAGCTAATGGTCGAGGAAATCCTGGCGGACTGGTCGCAGGCGAAGCCCGCCGTGAGTGTCGGCAATCTGCGCTACTTCAATCCGGTCGGTGCGCATGTGAGCGGCCGGATCGGTGAAGACCCCAGCGGCATTCCCAATAACCTGATGCCCTTCGTTGCCCAGGTGGCGGTGGGTCGTCGTGACAAACTGGCGGTCTTTGGTGATGACTACGCCACACCGGATGGCACCGGCGTGCGCGATTACATTCACGTGGTCGATCTGGCCGAGGGCCATGTTGCGGCCCTGAACTACGTGCTGGCAAAACCCGGCTTACTCACCGTGAACCTGGGTACCGGCAACGGCTCCTCGGTGCTGGATATGGTGCGCGCATTTGAGGCCGCCAGCGGCAGGCCCATCGCCTATGAAATCGTTGCCCGCAGGGCGGGTGATATCGCCGAGTGCTGGGCGGATCCGGCGCTGGCAGAGGAGCTGCTGGGCTGGAAAGCCAGCCGCAGCCTGGAAGCGATGTGTGCCGACACCTGGCGCTGGCAGGAGGGCAACCCGGCCGGTTACGGCAACTGA
- a CDS encoding MAPEG family protein, with the protein MQYVAIVTMLMLIQYTAYTLLCGFARGKDTVVAPATSGDEKFERAFRVQMNTLEQMAVTLPAMWVCAYFFSPLWAAGLGVVFMLGRLIYRQAYMKDPASRGPGMGIGFLANMAMIVLSLWGAIGQL; encoded by the coding sequence ATGCAATATGTCGCGATTGTCACGATGTTGATGTTGATCCAATACACCGCCTACACCCTGCTGTGCGGCTTCGCTCGCGGCAAGGACACCGTGGTGGCCCCCGCGACCTCAGGCGACGAGAAGTTTGAGCGCGCATTCAGGGTGCAGATGAACACCCTCGAACAGATGGCCGTGACACTGCCGGCGATGTGGGTCTGTGCCTACTTCTTCAGCCCGCTGTGGGCGGCAGGGCTGGGCGTGGTGTTTATGCTTGGCCGGCTGATCTATCGCCAGGCCTATATGAAAGACCCGGCGTCTCGCGGCCCGGGCATGGGTATTGGCTTCCTGGCCAATATGGCCATGATCGTACTCTCGCTATGGGGCGCGATCGGGCAGCTCTAA
- a CDS encoding YdcF family protein produces the protein MLSLFVFPLSQAIVLVLAGLLCIKFAWHRTGKASILLGITWLYVCSTGLFADWLMGNLEDDYRPKIMSVVPRAGAIVVLGGGTRGDTHWSSYGDLNQAADRLLHAVDLYKSGKAPLVIVSGGAAPGDRSEADIMEQILVVMGVPARAILKESNSRDTHENAVFSAVLLNGKNIDKIHLVTSAWHMRRAEPLFTRQGFEVIPAPTDYQRLVGAPAVPPFLPTVDDLARTTSALKEYVGYLVYRYRGWL, from the coding sequence TTGCTGTCATTGTTCGTGTTCCCGCTGAGCCAGGCCATTGTGCTCGTCCTGGCGGGCCTGCTGTGTATCAAATTCGCGTGGCATCGCACTGGCAAGGCCAGCATATTGCTGGGCATCACCTGGCTGTATGTCTGCTCCACCGGGCTGTTCGCTGATTGGCTCATGGGCAACCTCGAGGATGACTACCGGCCCAAGATCATGTCGGTTGTCCCCCGGGCCGGCGCCATCGTGGTGCTCGGCGGCGGCACCCGCGGCGATACCCACTGGAGTAGTTACGGTGACCTCAACCAGGCGGCCGATCGCCTGTTGCACGCGGTTGATCTCTACAAGTCCGGCAAGGCGCCCCTGGTGATTGTCAGCGGCGGAGCAGCGCCCGGAGACCGCTCCGAGGCAGACATCATGGAACAGATTCTGGTGGTGATGGGTGTCCCGGCGCGGGCCATTCTCAAGGAGAGCAACAGCCGTGATACGCATGAAAATGCCGTGTTCTCGGCGGTGCTGCTCAACGGCAAGAATATCGACAAGATTCATCTGGTGACATCGGCGTGGCATATGCGCCGGGCGGAGCCGCTGTTTACCCGCCAGGGCTTTGAGGTGATCCCGGCACCCACCGATTACCAGCGGCTGGTGGGCGCTCCGGCTGTGCCACCCTTTCTGCCCACAGTGGACGATCTGGCCCGCACGACCTCTGCCCTCAAAGAGTATGTTGGCTATCTCGTATACCGATATCGCGGCTGGCTCTAG